The Chroicocephalus ridibundus chromosome 3, bChrRid1.1, whole genome shotgun sequence genome has a segment encoding these proteins:
- the EIF2B4 gene encoding translation initiation factor eIF2B subunit delta isoform X1 — protein MAWRHRASCGGRDVTAEPLGPALRPAGGAAGRRRAPWRSGRRRAAPELSREEKLQLRKEKKQQKKKKRSEKGPAAETPELGTPSSPGQPQVAAHPTSPPTLADGPNDGEKPTGGKSKAELRAERRAKQEAERAQKQAKKAELSQAATAAKPRLTPTEPQSVVKRLPEHVQVDDPAAQRKLAKKLERQQVPLRQDYGTKVNLFSHLHQYSRKKPLTQQMSIPSTVIHPAVVRLGLQYSQGIINGSNARCIALLEVFKQLIRDYSTPPNEELSRDLVAKLKPHISFLNQCRPLSASMGNAIKFLKKEISCLPDTLREEEAKEKLQDTIDKYLREKIVLAAEAISRSAFEKINDNDVILVYGCSSLVNRTLCDAHVKKGRAFRVIVVDSRPRLEGRETLRRLVRKGIHCTYVMINAISYVLPEVSKVLLGAHALLANGSVMSRVGTSQIALVSKAYNVPVLVCCETYKFCERVQTDSFVSNELDDPDDLIVLRKGQAQLGGWAENKSLRLLNLVYDVTPPDLVDLVITDLGMIPCTSVPVVLRVKNVDQ, from the exons ATGGCGTGGCGTCACCGCGCGTCATGCGGGGGGCGTGACGTCACGGCAGAGCCCTTGGGCCCCGCCCtccggccggcagggggcgctgcggggcggcggcgggcgccatggcggagcgggcggcgccgggcg GCCCCGGAGCTCTCCCGGGAGGAGAAGCTGCAGTTGCGGaaggagaagaagcagcaaaagaagaagaagaggagcgAGAAGGGGCCGGCGGCCGAGACCCCCGAGCTGGGGACACCAtccagcccagggcagccgcAGG TGGCCGctcaccccacgtccccccccaccTTGGCCGATGGCCCCAACGATGGTGAAAAGCCCACAGGGGGCAAGAGCAAAGCTGAGCTGCGAGCCGAGCGCCGGGCCAAGCAGGAGGCGGAGCGGGCCCAGAAGCAGGCTAAGAAAGCAGAGCTGAGCCAGGCAGCCACGGCAGCCAAGCCCAGGCTGACCCCCACCGAGCCCCAATCCG TGGTGAAGCGGCTGCCAGAGCATGTGCAGGTGGATGACCCTGCTGCCCAGAGGAAACTGGCCAAGAAGCTGGAGCGGCAGCAG GTACCTCTGAGGCAGGACTATGGCACCAAGGTCAACCTGTTCTCCCACTTGCACCAGTACAGCCGGAAGAAGCCACTGACGCAGCAGATGAG catcccctccACGGTAATTCACCCGGCTGTGGTGCGCCTGGGCCTCCAGTACTCCCAGGGCATCATCAATGGCTCCAACGCCCGCTGCATCGCCCTGCTGGAAGTCTTCAAACAG CTGATCCGGGATTACTCCACTCCCCCCAACGAGGAGCTGTCGCGGGACCTGGTGGCCAAGCTGAAGCCGCACATCAG cttcctgaacCAGTGCCGGCCCCTCTCAGCCAGCATGGGCAATGCCATTAAGTTCCTCAAGAAGGAGATTTCGTGCCTGCCTGACACCCTGCGAGAGGAGGAG GCGAAGGAGAAGCTGCAGGACACTATCGACAAATATCTGCGGGAGAAGATTGTTTTGGCAGCTGAAGCCATTTCGAGGTCGGCCTTTGAGAAGATAAATGACAACGATGTGATCCTGGTGTACGGATG CTCTTCCCTGGTGAACCGCACGCTGTGTGACGCCCACGTGAAGAAGGGCCGGGCTTTCCGTGTGATCGTGGTGGACAGCCGGCCGCGGCTGGAGGGCCGGGAGACGCTGCGCCGGCTGGTGCGAAAGGGCATTCACTGCACCTACGTGATGATCAACGCCATTTCCTACGTGCTGCCCGAG GTGTCCAAAGTGCTGCTGGGAGCCCACGCACTCCTGGCCAACGGCTCCGTCATGTCCCGGGTGGGGACGTCCCAGATAGCCCTGGTCTCCAAGGCCTACAACGTGCCCGTGCTGGTGTGCTGTGAGACCTACAAGTTTTGTGAGCGAGTGCAGACAGACTCTTTCGTCTCCAACGAGCTGG ATGATCCCGATGACCTGATCGTGCTGCGGAAGGGCCAAGCCCAGCTGGGTGGCTGGGCAGAGAACAAGTCCTTGCGCCTCCTCAACCTGGTCTATGATGTGACGCCGCCTGACCTGGTGGATCTGGTCATCACGGACTTGGGCATGATCCCCTGCACCTCCGTGCCTGTCGTCCTGCGTGTCAAGAACGTGGATCAGTAG
- the EIF2B4 gene encoding translation initiation factor eIF2B subunit delta isoform X2, with protein MAERAAPGGTGSEAVAPVPAGPQAPELSREEKLQLRKEKKQQKKKKRSEKGPAAETPELGTPSSPGQPQVAAHPTSPPTLADGPNDGEKPTGGKSKAELRAERRAKQEAERAQKQAKKAELSQAATAAKPRLTPTEPQSVVKRLPEHVQVDDPAAQRKLAKKLERQQVPLRQDYGTKVNLFSHLHQYSRKKPLTQQMSIPSTVIHPAVVRLGLQYSQGIINGSNARCIALLEVFKQLIRDYSTPPNEELSRDLVAKLKPHISFLNQCRPLSASMGNAIKFLKKEISCLPDTLREEEAKEKLQDTIDKYLREKIVLAAEAISRSAFEKINDNDVILVYGCSSLVNRTLCDAHVKKGRAFRVIVVDSRPRLEGRETLRRLVRKGIHCTYVMINAISYVLPEVSKVLLGAHALLANGSVMSRVGTSQIALVSKAYNVPVLVCCETYKFCERVQTDSFVSNELDDPDDLIVLRKGQAQLGGWAENKSLRLLNLVYDVTPPDLVDLVITDLGMIPCTSVPVVLRVKNVDQ; from the exons atggcggagcgggcggcgccgggcg GTACCGGCTCCGAAGCAGTCGCGCCGGTGCCGGCGGGACCGCAG GCCCCGGAGCTCTCCCGGGAGGAGAAGCTGCAGTTGCGGaaggagaagaagcagcaaaagaagaagaagaggagcgAGAAGGGGCCGGCGGCCGAGACCCCCGAGCTGGGGACACCAtccagcccagggcagccgcAGG TGGCCGctcaccccacgtccccccccaccTTGGCCGATGGCCCCAACGATGGTGAAAAGCCCACAGGGGGCAAGAGCAAAGCTGAGCTGCGAGCCGAGCGCCGGGCCAAGCAGGAGGCGGAGCGGGCCCAGAAGCAGGCTAAGAAAGCAGAGCTGAGCCAGGCAGCCACGGCAGCCAAGCCCAGGCTGACCCCCACCGAGCCCCAATCCG TGGTGAAGCGGCTGCCAGAGCATGTGCAGGTGGATGACCCTGCTGCCCAGAGGAAACTGGCCAAGAAGCTGGAGCGGCAGCAG GTACCTCTGAGGCAGGACTATGGCACCAAGGTCAACCTGTTCTCCCACTTGCACCAGTACAGCCGGAAGAAGCCACTGACGCAGCAGATGAG catcccctccACGGTAATTCACCCGGCTGTGGTGCGCCTGGGCCTCCAGTACTCCCAGGGCATCATCAATGGCTCCAACGCCCGCTGCATCGCCCTGCTGGAAGTCTTCAAACAG CTGATCCGGGATTACTCCACTCCCCCCAACGAGGAGCTGTCGCGGGACCTGGTGGCCAAGCTGAAGCCGCACATCAG cttcctgaacCAGTGCCGGCCCCTCTCAGCCAGCATGGGCAATGCCATTAAGTTCCTCAAGAAGGAGATTTCGTGCCTGCCTGACACCCTGCGAGAGGAGGAG GCGAAGGAGAAGCTGCAGGACACTATCGACAAATATCTGCGGGAGAAGATTGTTTTGGCAGCTGAAGCCATTTCGAGGTCGGCCTTTGAGAAGATAAATGACAACGATGTGATCCTGGTGTACGGATG CTCTTCCCTGGTGAACCGCACGCTGTGTGACGCCCACGTGAAGAAGGGCCGGGCTTTCCGTGTGATCGTGGTGGACAGCCGGCCGCGGCTGGAGGGCCGGGAGACGCTGCGCCGGCTGGTGCGAAAGGGCATTCACTGCACCTACGTGATGATCAACGCCATTTCCTACGTGCTGCCCGAG GTGTCCAAAGTGCTGCTGGGAGCCCACGCACTCCTGGCCAACGGCTCCGTCATGTCCCGGGTGGGGACGTCCCAGATAGCCCTGGTCTCCAAGGCCTACAACGTGCCCGTGCTGGTGTGCTGTGAGACCTACAAGTTTTGTGAGCGAGTGCAGACAGACTCTTTCGTCTCCAACGAGCTGG ATGATCCCGATGACCTGATCGTGCTGCGGAAGGGCCAAGCCCAGCTGGGTGGCTGGGCAGAGAACAAGTCCTTGCGCCTCCTCAACCTGGTCTATGATGTGACGCCGCCTGACCTGGTGGATCTGGTCATCACGGACTTGGGCATGATCCCCTGCACCTCCGTGCCTGTCGTCCTGCGTGTCAAGAACGTGGATCAGTAG